The following proteins are encoded in a genomic region of Arachis ipaensis cultivar K30076 chromosome B02, Araip1.1, whole genome shotgun sequence:
- the LOC107625390 gene encoding uncharacterized protein LOC107625390 isoform X1: MVANRYLPPWFSVAPMMDWTDHHYRTLARLISKHSWLYTEMLAAETIVYQKGNLDRFLAYSPDQHPIVLQIGGSNLDNLAKATELASAYCYDEINFNCGCPSPRVAGRGCFGVRLMLDPKFVAEAISVMAANTNVPVTVKCRIGVDNHDSYNELCDFIYKVSSLSPAKHFIIHSRKALLNGITPAENRSIPPLKYEYFYGLLRDFPDLTFTINGGIASIDEINSARMAGAHGVMVGRAAYNNPWHLLGHVDTAVYGASRSSLTRRQVLEKYQVYGDSVLMKYGLGPTVRDITKPLLGFFHSEPGNGLWKRKADAAIQTCSTIKALLDETLAVIPDSVLDSPLAESSCGRGYLFANMDSLLPPPYIRREEDDTMLT, translated from the exons ATGGTTGCAAATCGCTATCTTCCTCCTTGGTTTAG TGTTGCTCCAATGATGGACTGGACAGACCATCACTATAGGACTCTTGCACGTCTCATATCAAAACATTCTTGGCTTTACACAGAGATGCTTGCAGCTGAAACAATTGTTTATCAAAAGGGAAATCTG GACAGGTTCTTGGCATATTCTCCAGATCAACATCCAATTGTGCTGCAAATTGGAGGAAGTAATTTGGATAATTTAGCAAAAGCAACCGAACTTGCTAGTGCTTATTGCTATGATGAGATCAACTTCAA TTGTGGATGCCCTAGTCCAAGAGTAGCTGGGCGTGGATGCTTTGGTGTACGTCTTATGCTTGACCCAAAG TTTGTTGCTGAGGCTATTTCAGTAATGGCTGCCAATACAAACGTACCGGTTACTGTCAAGTGTCGAATCGGCGTGGACAATCATGATTCTTACAATGAGTTGT GTGATTTCATTTACAAGGTTTCTTCTTTATCACCTGCTAAGCACTTCATAATTCACTCAAGGAAAGCACTACTTAATGGCATCACCCCTGCTGAAAATCGGAGTATTCCTCCATTGAA ATATGAATACTTTTATGGTCTCTTACGGGACTTTCCTGATTTAACATTTACAATTAATGGTGGCATTGCTAGTATTGATGAG ATCAATTCAGCTCGAATGGCTGGGGCCCATGGTGTTATGGTTGGACGAGCAGCATACAACAA TCCTTGGCACCTTTTGGGACACGTTGATACTGCAGTCTATGGTGCATCAAGAAGTAGTCTTACACGTCGACAG GTCCTTGAGAAATATCAAGTGTATGGGGACTCGGTATTGATGAAATATGGTCTTGGGCCTACTGTGCGGGATATAACGAAG CCTTTGCTTGGTTTCTTTCATTCTGAGCCTGGGAATGGACTTTGGAAACGCAAAGCAGATGCTGCCATCCAAACTTGCTCG ACAATCAAAGCACTTTTGGACGAAACCCTGGCAGTAATTCCAGATTCAGTCTTAGACTCACCTCTTGCTGAATCGTCATGCGGCCGTGGATATCTTTTTGCTAACATGGACAGCTTGTTGCCTCCTCCATACATAAGAAGAGAAGAGGACGATACCATGTTAACCTAG
- the LOC107625390 gene encoding uncharacterized protein LOC107625390 isoform X2 gives MVANRYLPPWFSVAPMMDWTDHHYRTLARLISKHSWLYTEMLAAETIVYQKGNLDRFLAYSPDQHPIVLQIGGSNLDNLAKATELASAYCYDEINFNCGCPSPRVAGRGCFGVRLMLDPKFVAEAISVMAANTNVPVTVKCRIGVDNHDSYNELCDFIYKVSSLSPAKHFIIHSRKALLNGITPAENRSIPPLKYEYFYGLLRDFPDLTFTINGGIASIDEINSARMAGAHGVMVGRAAYNNPWHLLGHVDTAVYGASRSSLTRRQPLLGFFHSEPGNGLWKRKADAAIQTCSTIKALLDETLAVIPDSVLDSPLAESSCGRGYLFANMDSLLPPPYIRREEDDTMLT, from the exons ATGGTTGCAAATCGCTATCTTCCTCCTTGGTTTAG TGTTGCTCCAATGATGGACTGGACAGACCATCACTATAGGACTCTTGCACGTCTCATATCAAAACATTCTTGGCTTTACACAGAGATGCTTGCAGCTGAAACAATTGTTTATCAAAAGGGAAATCTG GACAGGTTCTTGGCATATTCTCCAGATCAACATCCAATTGTGCTGCAAATTGGAGGAAGTAATTTGGATAATTTAGCAAAAGCAACCGAACTTGCTAGTGCTTATTGCTATGATGAGATCAACTTCAA TTGTGGATGCCCTAGTCCAAGAGTAGCTGGGCGTGGATGCTTTGGTGTACGTCTTATGCTTGACCCAAAG TTTGTTGCTGAGGCTATTTCAGTAATGGCTGCCAATACAAACGTACCGGTTACTGTCAAGTGTCGAATCGGCGTGGACAATCATGATTCTTACAATGAGTTGT GTGATTTCATTTACAAGGTTTCTTCTTTATCACCTGCTAAGCACTTCATAATTCACTCAAGGAAAGCACTACTTAATGGCATCACCCCTGCTGAAAATCGGAGTATTCCTCCATTGAA ATATGAATACTTTTATGGTCTCTTACGGGACTTTCCTGATTTAACATTTACAATTAATGGTGGCATTGCTAGTATTGATGAG ATCAATTCAGCTCGAATGGCTGGGGCCCATGGTGTTATGGTTGGACGAGCAGCATACAACAA TCCTTGGCACCTTTTGGGACACGTTGATACTGCAGTCTATGGTGCATCAAGAAGTAGTCTTACACGTCGACAG CCTTTGCTTGGTTTCTTTCATTCTGAGCCTGGGAATGGACTTTGGAAACGCAAAGCAGATGCTGCCATCCAAACTTGCTCG ACAATCAAAGCACTTTTGGACGAAACCCTGGCAGTAATTCCAGATTCAGTCTTAGACTCACCTCTTGCTGAATCGTCATGCGGCCGTGGATATCTTTTTGCTAACATGGACAGCTTGTTGCCTCCTCCATACATAAGAAGAGAAGAGGACGATACCATGTTAACCTAG
- the LOC107625390 gene encoding uncharacterized protein LOC107625390 isoform X3: MTFNCFYVTRFLAYSPDQHPIVLQIGGSNLDNLAKATELASAYCYDEINFNCGCPSPRVAGRGCFGVRLMLDPKFVAEAISVMAANTNVPVTVKCRIGVDNHDSYNELCDFIYKVSSLSPAKHFIIHSRKALLNGITPAENRSIPPLKYEYFYGLLRDFPDLTFTINGGIASIDEINSARMAGAHGVMVGRAAYNNPWHLLGHVDTAVYGASRSSLTRRQVLEKYQVYGDSVLMKYGLGPTVRDITKPLLGFFHSEPGNGLWKRKADAAIQTCSTIKALLDETLAVIPDSVLDSPLAESSCGRGYLFANMDSLLPPPYIRREEDDTMLT; this comes from the exons ATGACCTTCAATTGTTTCTATGTCACAAG GTTCTTGGCATATTCTCCAGATCAACATCCAATTGTGCTGCAAATTGGAGGAAGTAATTTGGATAATTTAGCAAAAGCAACCGAACTTGCTAGTGCTTATTGCTATGATGAGATCAACTTCAA TTGTGGATGCCCTAGTCCAAGAGTAGCTGGGCGTGGATGCTTTGGTGTACGTCTTATGCTTGACCCAAAG TTTGTTGCTGAGGCTATTTCAGTAATGGCTGCCAATACAAACGTACCGGTTACTGTCAAGTGTCGAATCGGCGTGGACAATCATGATTCTTACAATGAGTTGT GTGATTTCATTTACAAGGTTTCTTCTTTATCACCTGCTAAGCACTTCATAATTCACTCAAGGAAAGCACTACTTAATGGCATCACCCCTGCTGAAAATCGGAGTATTCCTCCATTGAA ATATGAATACTTTTATGGTCTCTTACGGGACTTTCCTGATTTAACATTTACAATTAATGGTGGCATTGCTAGTATTGATGAG ATCAATTCAGCTCGAATGGCTGGGGCCCATGGTGTTATGGTTGGACGAGCAGCATACAACAA TCCTTGGCACCTTTTGGGACACGTTGATACTGCAGTCTATGGTGCATCAAGAAGTAGTCTTACACGTCGACAG GTCCTTGAGAAATATCAAGTGTATGGGGACTCGGTATTGATGAAATATGGTCTTGGGCCTACTGTGCGGGATATAACGAAG CCTTTGCTTGGTTTCTTTCATTCTGAGCCTGGGAATGGACTTTGGAAACGCAAAGCAGATGCTGCCATCCAAACTTGCTCG ACAATCAAAGCACTTTTGGACGAAACCCTGGCAGTAATTCCAGATTCAGTCTTAGACTCACCTCTTGCTGAATCGTCATGCGGCCGTGGATATCTTTTTGCTAACATGGACAGCTTGTTGCCTCCTCCATACATAAGAAGAGAAGAGGACGATACCATGTTAACCTAG